Proteins co-encoded in one Chrysemys picta bellii isolate R12L10 chromosome 13, ASM1138683v2, whole genome shotgun sequence genomic window:
- the LOC101937576 gene encoding thyrotropin-releasing hormone receptor-like, with amino-acid sequence MENKTLAFGPPLGNSSINQTLGKMPQHPMELQVVTILLVLLICGVGIAGNIMVVLVVLRTKHMVTPTNCYLVSLAVADLIVLLAAGLPNISEVVASWVYGYAGCLCITYLQYLGINISACSITAFTVERYIAICHSIKAQLLCTVARAKRIIACVWLFTSLYCMMWFFLVDTAQATFSDGAQVSCGYRVSRNLYLPIYFLDFTIFYVIPLGLATVLYGLIARILFMSPLPATLQDPGRLSSMHQGKPPSSSSSSMKLSCQGNKGALSSRKQVTKMLAVVVILFALLWMPYRTLVVVNSFLDPPYLNIWFLLFCRMCIYLNSAINPIIYNLMSQKFRAAFKKLCKCEQKRTENPTQYNVPVYYSVMKDYSHEDSDHDVTEQEDLNGFPATVKKSKLYR; translated from the exons ATGGAGAACAAGACCTTGGCCTTTGGACCCCCTctgggcaacagcagcatcaACCAGACGCTAGGGAAGATGCCCCAGCACCCCATGGAGCTGCAGGTGGTGACCATCCTGCTGGTGTTGCTGATCTGCGGGGTGGGCATCGCAGGGAACATCATGGTGGTACTGGTGGTGCTGCGCACCAAACACATGGTGACCCCCACCAACTGCTACCTGGTGAGCCTGGCCGTGGCGGACCTGATCGTGCTGCTGGCGGCGGGGCTGCCCAACATATCGGAGGTGGTGGCCTCCTGGGTGTACGGCTATGCCGGCTGCCTGTGCATCACCTACCTGCAGTACCTGGGCATCAACATCTCAGCGTGCTCCATCACTGCCTTCACGGTGGAGCGCTACATCGCCATCTGCCACTCCATCAAAGCGCAGCTGCTCTGCACCGTGGCCCGAGCCAAGCGCATCATCGCTTGCGTCTGGCTCTTCACCTCCCTCTACTGCATGATGTGGTTCTTCCTGGTGGATACTGCCCAGGCTACCTTCTCAGACGGGGCACAGGTCAGCTGTGGCTACAGGGTCTCTAGGAACCTATACCTGCCCATCTACTTCCTGGACTTCACCATCTTCTATGTCATCCCGCTGGGGCTGGCCACCGTCCTGTACGGCCTCATTGCCCGTATCCTCTTCATGAGCCCTCTGCCTGCCACCCTCCAGGACCCCGGCAGGCTCAGCTCCATGCACCAGGGCAAGccgcccagctccagctccagctccatgaagctctcctgccaGGGCAACAAGGGGGCTCTGAGCTCCAGGAAACAG GTGACCAAGATGTTGGCTGTGGTAGTGATCCTCTTTGCCCTGCTGTGGATGCCGTATCGCACATTGGTGGTGGTGAACTCCTTCCTGGACCCTCCTTACCTCAACATCTGGTTCCTCCTGTTCTGTAGGATGTGCATTTACCTGAATAGCGCCATCAACCCCATCATTTACAACCTGATGTCTCAGaaatttagagcagccttcaaAAAATTATGCAAATGTGAACAGAAAAGGACTGAGAACCCCACCCAATACAATGTTCCGGTGTACTATAGCGTCATGAAGGACTATTCCCATGAGGACTCCGATCATGATGTCACAGAACAAGAAGATCTAAATGGTTTTCCCGCAACAGTGAAGAAAAGTAAACTTTATAGATAA